ttttatatatttcaaaacattaaaatcaatgtattttgaaaacataacagaaataattaagaaaattaataaaaaaaaatccaaattgcGAATCTCTTTAAAATTGTTCTAGATAGTCACATTGTggacaaatatttttttccttctaccTTCTTTATCTGTACTTTGCCTTGTGATATATATCCTTTTCAcgttagaataaaaatatagtgTTTTGTATCCTTTctttttaacatgattttatcatttttcgCACATGTATATGTCTTATGTCTTGTTATTCAGATTTCTATTTCATAAcgtgttaaaaaagaaaaaaaatattttgatataatttttttttataacattttgacacgtgtcaTTTTTTCATTgatctattatttatttgttattttattaatatattttaaattcaatataaaaaaatggcaCATGTATTCTATAAaatataggttaaatatgtcttttgttCTTCATATTTGTACCCAAttctcaattgagtctttatattttttttttgtcacaattgaatctaaatatttgttaatttgaagcAATAAAGTCCTTTCTGTTAACTTTTCATTAACGCCATTTAAGTGTGATGACATTAGTAGGTTATTTAGAGTGATTCAATTAcctgtaatttttatttaaaaaaaatagttagaaatttgaaaaaccCAAAGAGAACCAAATACGGGTTTACGTTTTTAGAATCTGGAGAACCCAGCTTTGGTCACGCTAGAAACTTGTTTTTCCATATCGTCCTCTTTCCTTTTATTAGAGTCATCAGAAGCTTCGAGCTTCTTCTCCTCTCTGATCTCGTGGACCACCCAACCTTGGAAAACCATTTTTGGCTCGTGCTTAGGGAGTGGTCTCGTGAAGGCACGACGGAAAGGGGGCGGAGGCGCGTTGACAgttcttattcttcttcccTCTATTCTGATTTGCAACAAGGAGGAagcttccttctcttcctcctcttctgtTTTTTATTGGCTTCCGTAGGGGCTTCTGTGTCTGATATCTAATTTTTGTGAATTGGGATTAAGGTTTTCGATTCAAATTGATTTGGGAAATCCTGGGTTCTCTCTGTATTCGAAATTTGGTTGAAATTCTTCTTCCTTGCAGATCGGCGGTGAGGGCTTCTGCGTTTTGCAGCGAGATTGGGTTTCGATTAGAGACTGTAGGGGATCCTGTTCTTGCACttttaattgtgaaatttgTGTGTTTTTGACCTTTTGTAATGAAGGATATTTGATGAACGCAATTAGGGGTGGTTCTTTCTTGATGATTTTGTGTGAATTTTTGATTGCAACAGTAGAGCCAGCAGTGGTGAATGCTTTGCTAACTCATGTAATGTGTTGTTTCAAAGAAATGGAATTGGAGAGGATGTTAGGCACCAACTGAAGGGTATTTTGACAAATCTGTTCTCCAGTCTTCTGAGAGTTTTCAAACCATGTTTCTGATTGATAGAGGatattaccaattttttttgCATGATGATTATACTGCTGCATAAATCCATTATTTCCTTCCTGGCTCAGATTAGAATTTCCTTGAGCTGGAACATCCTTAGTGATAGAAAATTTTGCTATCTGTAGTTCTTCTGTAATTTTTGACAAGGCTGTGATTGATTTTCTTTCCAaatttctaactattttttttaaataaaaatttcaggTAATTGAATCACTTTAAATAACCTACTAATGTCTGATCCATGTCATCACATTTAAACGGCGTCAGTGGAAAGTTAACGGAGAAAGCTTTATTgcttcaaattaacaaatatttagattcaattggaacaaaaaaaaatatgaagacccaattaaaaatttggtacaaatatgaaaaccaaaagacatatttaacctaaaatatattataaaatttttatattaatatattattatcgaTTAAAAAGAGGGAAAGAAAGAATTACACGGATAAGCTCGGAGGTCAAAACCAACTAACCCAACTTacattttgcattttaaatgCGGGTTTGGGCCGGACCTATTCGTACTGTCATCCATGCTATTGGGTGACCCTTGGGAATCTTATGTTCTGGAAATTATAAGAATTCAAATGTCAAAAATCAGATTACATTTCAGTAGttcaataacaacaaaaatttccactaaaagaaaaagcttaatgtttatttgtttattaagtgaaagtttttcttttatcgtGGTTGAGATTAAGACTAAGAACTATTACTGTTTCGGTAACATTTGTCTGGATCGGTCGTCCTTCCTTGTTACGTTGCGATCGTCCCAACTCTTTATGTAATTCTTTACGATTGGGGATTGATatgcagaagacactccgacgctcaaatCAGATATGTTTCAAAAAGAGGTCAATAtttttatggataatgatatttagacaacatttttttgacaacatttgaacattgattacgtatcaatatgtgattggtcaaaaattattccataattaataataataattataaacattattgtggaataatttttgaccaatcacatattgacacgtaatcaatgttcaaatgttgtcaaaaaaatgttgtctaaatatcattatcctttattaGGATTGATCAGGGTCAATGTACCTAGACATCCGTTGTATACTTATAAGGCTTGTGACAGTGAATTCTATTGATAAACATTAATGCAAAggtaatcaaacccaataataatcattaataccatatatttgtaaattaatatCTGATAATTGCCATGAAtattcatatagtacaattagtatttctaaataaattattttcattaatttaatttagactTTAATTAAGAACTTTTTTCACTAACCTAATGGATGAGAAGAGGGGTAAATCGTCTGGGATCAGTGATATTGATTTTCCAATGTCCATCAGAAAAGCCCATGCTCCGAGCCTTCCTCCTCTCCCACTTCAGCTCAGTGCGACGCCGTTTCGTCAACCCACATAATCTTTGCAAACCCTCCTCCATGGCGTCGTGAACCTTCCACCATCTCCGGTGCGCCACGTCACTGGCGTACATCCTCTGCTCCAGGGTGTCCCAATTGCAGTCGTAGTCCCTGAAGCAGTGCCAGGGCTTGCACCCCAGATAGTGAATCGCATACACCTCCGCCGGCTCCGCCCCGAAGAGCGCATTCTTTTCCCTTGCCTCTGCACTCGTGTTCGCCCAGAAATTCTTTAGAAGGTTCACCCTCCGCGGCAGCCTGTGCCACCACACCAACACCTCGTTCAGAAACCCCTGGTCCCCTCCGTTGTACGAAACGATGACATCGCGAAGCCGCATCAGCTCGCCGAACGTGCACTTCGAAGGTTCGATCACCATTATCCCGGAGTTGAATATCGATTGGTCGTTCCCCGTGGCGGATATCTGCGGGAAGCGGAAGAGGATGTCCAGGTTCCGGAGAACGATGATGTCAGAATCGATGAAGATTATTTTGTCGTAGTCGGTGAGCTGCCACAGTCGGAGCTTGCTGTAGTTGTATTCATTGTAGCTTCCCTTCTCTGCCCTTGGGTTTCGGATCCGGGTAATCATTCGGATCTTCCAACCCGCTTCCGATAGCGCCCTGCGTTTGGGAACAGAGATTGACTTATCCGCGAGGAGGATTAGGTGGCGTTTGGTCCCTGTTTGGAGGAGGGTTTGTGCTAGTGTTATTGCGCCGCAAACGTATGCTTCTGAGGAATGCAACACTGTCGCATAGGCTTCGCGCTTCATTTTCCCACCGTTTTTCTCACTCTTCAACAACTCCTTCCTTCCTGCAAATTCTCAACTTCAATTACattcttttctattatttactttctcacttttaaaaaatgtaacccagttcaattttttttttcaaagaaaattcatatcattaattttatattatattcttattattaatattataagaaagACGTACTTGTCCAggtttatgtatttttatctcTGACTACTTCCTGCTTTAGTTTTCGAAAActattcttgaatttttaattagattttattaatgGATGTAAATTTTAGTATTACAAGAGAGACGTAGTTGTTTGAg
This DNA window, taken from Vigna radiata var. radiata cultivar VC1973A chromosome 5, Vradiata_ver6, whole genome shotgun sequence, encodes the following:
- the LOC106761452 gene encoding UDP-glucuronate:xylan alpha-glucuronosyltransferase 2, giving the protein MQGLSVRKMLKTMPSKALITIINFVFLIVFLLVYATILPHPSSDYLENAGSLVRCSLAECHHKKAEKSLKMKAVWEEPQENQHREKNVVPSFFGEMGKGTRIGMVNMEEGLVREWNTHGETTTVHFQRVSQSLNWTDLFPEWIDEEEENEVPSCPEIPMPEFAEYGCMDIIVAKLPCRYPEKGWNRDVFRLQVHLIVANLATKNGKKDWRGKTRLVFWSKCRPMMELFPCDNLVKREGEWWYYEADMNKLQHKVSLPVGSCKLAMPLWEQGRKELLKSEKNGGKMKREAYATVLHSSEAYVCGAITLAQTLLQTGTKRHLILLADKSISVPKRRALSEAGWKIRMITRIRNPRAEKGSYNEYNYSKLRLWQLTDYDKIIFIDSDIIVLRNLDILFRFPQISATGNDQSIFNSGIMVIEPSKCTFGELMRLRDVIVSYNGGDQGFLNEVLVWWHRLPRRVNLLKNFWANTSAEAREKNALFGAEPAEVYAIHYLGCKPWHCFRDYDCNWDTLEQRMYASDVAHRRWWKVHDAMEEGLQRLCGLTKRRRTELKWERRKARSMGFSDGHWKINITDPRRFTPLLIH